The Metabacillus litoralis genome contains a region encoding:
- a CDS encoding alpha/beta hydrolase: MKKEVYPVIKGAESLYFSGNSTGILLCHGFNGTPQSMEYIGKQLAKLGYTVSIPRLKGHGTNVEDMKNCVYNEWISDLQIAFDELKKNCDHVFAVGQSMGGALTIQLAANTIVNGIFLINAAVTDVAYKQYSDETKPKMIEEGEPDIKKPAVHEITYESVPLEAVHQLLDLMDDTKNKTKYITTPTVIFKSSVDHVVPPANSDFIYEQISSVDKRIIELKNSYHVASMDYDAQLIVDNINHHIQSLNAGISVTELVNS, encoded by the coding sequence ATGAAAAAAGAAGTATATCCAGTTATAAAGGGTGCAGAAAGTTTATATTTCTCTGGTAATAGTACAGGAATCTTATTATGTCATGGATTTAACGGTACACCACAAAGCATGGAGTATATAGGGAAGCAACTTGCTAAGCTTGGGTACACTGTGTCAATTCCTCGTCTTAAAGGGCATGGGACAAATGTTGAAGATATGAAAAATTGCGTTTATAACGAATGGATTTCAGATTTACAGATAGCATTTGATGAATTAAAAAAGAACTGCGACCATGTTTTTGCAGTTGGTCAGTCCATGGGCGGTGCCTTAACAATTCAACTCGCTGCTAATACAATAGTGAATGGAATCTTCTTAATTAATGCAGCTGTAACAGATGTTGCTTATAAACAATACAGCGATGAAACAAAGCCGAAAATGATTGAAGAAGGGGAGCCGGACATAAAAAAGCCTGCTGTCCATGAAATAACGTATGAATCTGTTCCGTTAGAGGCTGTACATCAGCTGTTAGATTTAATGGATGATACAAAAAATAAAACCAAGTATATCACAACCCCTACTGTTATTTTTAAATCATCAGTTGATCATGTTGTTCCACCAGCAAATTCTGATTTTATTTATGAGCAAATTTCTTCAGTTGATAAGAGGATAATAGAATTAAAAAACTCATATCATGTTGCATCAATGGATTATGATGCACAGCTTATTGTGGATAACATAAATCACCATATTCAGAGTTTAAATGCTGGTATATCAGTAACAGAGCTGGTAAATAGCTAA
- a CDS encoding GNAT family N-acetyltransferase: protein MTIAIRKMNEGDIEQVQHVARSSWRTTYNGIIPDSTQENFVATAYSSEMLLKRLNETLFLVAEEEDEIIGFANFTPLKDERKVELGAIYLYEEYQGKGIGTDLLKAGIQHLNDVKKIYVNVEKENLAGVNFYKSKGFIIETEYEDLFDGHVLQTVRMVLDHY, encoded by the coding sequence ATGACGATAGCTATTCGAAAGATGAATGAAGGAGATATAGAACAAGTACAACATGTTGCTAGATCTAGTTGGCGGACTACATATAATGGAATTATTCCTGATTCCACTCAAGAGAATTTTGTTGCAACTGCATATTCTTCTGAAATGTTACTCAAAAGACTTAATGAAACACTTTTTTTAGTAGCAGAAGAAGAGGATGAAATTATTGGTTTTGCAAATTTTACTCCTCTAAAAGATGAGAGAAAGGTAGAATTAGGGGCCATTTATCTTTATGAAGAATACCAAGGAAAGGGTATTGGTACGGACTTATTAAAAGCGGGGATACAGCACTTAAACGATGTTAAGAAAATATATGTAAATGTAGAAAAAGAAAATCTGGCTGGTGTCAATTTTTATAAATCAAAAGGGTTTATAATTGAAACGGAATATGAGGATTTGTTTGATGGTCATGTATTACAAACTGTAAGAATGGTACTAGATCATTATTGA
- a CDS encoding DMT family transporter, which yields MRAILLGVCSSFFFAFTFVLNRSMELSGGSWLWSSSLRYFFMLPFLLLFVMWRKKWQPLLIEMKKNPLKWLLWGTVGFGLFYAPICFAGAYGPGWLIAATWQMTILSGSLLAPLFYEKVQTVNGSVKVRGKIPLRGLSMSLIIIFGVALMQFEHASQLSIMPVLLTIIPVLIASFAYPLGNRKMMAVCEGRLDVFQRVLGMTIGSLPLWIIFAIIAIFTTGLPSKTQTIQSFWVAICSGLIATLLFFQATNLVQHNMAQLAAVEATQSIQVLFVLIGEIIFLASPLPTGMSLLGMAFVMIGMVLHSYISRSSRPAQTIKPDPSRQLS from the coding sequence ATGCGGGCAATCTTATTAGGAGTTTGTTCTTCTTTCTTTTTTGCTTTTACGTTTGTGTTAAATCGTTCCATGGAGCTTTCCGGAGGTAGCTGGTTATGGAGTTCTTCTTTACGTTATTTTTTTATGCTTCCTTTTTTACTTCTTTTCGTTATGTGGAGAAAAAAGTGGCAGCCTCTTCTTATAGAGATGAAAAAAAATCCTCTAAAATGGCTTTTATGGGGAACAGTAGGATTCGGATTATTTTATGCACCTATTTGCTTTGCAGGAGCTTATGGACCAGGTTGGCTAATTGCGGCCACATGGCAAATGACAATCCTTTCAGGTTCTCTACTTGCACCACTATTTTATGAAAAAGTCCAAACAGTCAATGGATCTGTAAAGGTGAGAGGTAAGATTCCATTAAGAGGCTTAAGCATGTCTCTTATCATTATCTTCGGGGTAGCATTAATGCAATTTGAACATGCAAGTCAGTTATCAATCATGCCTGTTTTATTAACGATTATTCCAGTTCTCATTGCCTCCTTTGCTTATCCGCTGGGTAATCGGAAAATGATGGCGGTTTGTGAAGGAAGATTGGATGTTTTTCAAAGAGTATTGGGGATGACAATTGGAAGCTTACCACTTTGGATTATTTTTGCTATTATCGCTATCTTTACGACAGGCCTTCCAAGTAAAACGCAGACAATCCAATCATTTTGGGTTGCAATTTGTTCAGGTTTAATTGCTACTCTACTTTTCTTTCAAGCAACAAATTTAGTTCAACACAATATGGCTCAACTTGCAGCTGTAGAGGCAACTCAATCGATTCAGGTCCTTTTTGTACTAATTGGAGAAATTATATTTCTCGCTTCACCTCTTCCTACAGGTATGTCTTTATTAGGAATGGCCTTTGTCATGATCGGCATGGTGTTGCATAGTTACATATCAAGAAGCAGCCGCCCTGCTCAAACAATTAAACCAGACCCATCTAGGCAGCTTTCATAG
- a CDS encoding YfiT family bacillithiol transferase, with amino-acid sequence MRKSLQYPIGEFKKPKHVSQKDIEGWIEDIENTPKQVKLALEGLSEPLLDTSYRPGGWTVRQVVHHLADSHMNSYIRFKLALTEDRPTIKAYDEKTWAALPDTKLPLSISINLLESLHERWVFLLKSMSMSDFEKTFVHPETNKEISLSTNVALYSWHGKHHIEHIKLVRVH; translated from the coding sequence ATGAGGAAAAGCCTTCAATATCCTATTGGTGAATTTAAGAAACCTAAGCATGTATCTCAGAAAGACATCGAAGGGTGGATAGAAGATATAGAAAATACTCCCAAGCAAGTGAAGTTAGCTCTTGAGGGTCTTTCAGAGCCTTTGCTAGATACATCATACCGACCAGGTGGATGGACGGTTAGACAAGTGGTTCATCATCTGGCAGACAGTCATATGAATAGTTATATTCGCTTTAAATTAGCCCTAACTGAAGATCGTCCAACTATTAAAGCATATGATGAAAAAACATGGGCAGCTTTACCTGATACGAAATTACCATTATCTATCTCTATTAATCTCCTTGAATCTTTACACGAACGATGGGTATTTTTATTAAAATCGATGTCTATGTCTGACTTTGAAAAAACATTCGTTCATCCTGAAACAAATAAGGAAATCTCCTTATCTACTAATGTTGCATTATACTCGTGGCATGGAAAGCATCATATAGAACATATAAAGTTAGTAAGAGTTCATTAA
- a CDS encoding LysE family transporter, producing MNFLFSYVFLGVSLAAPIGPVNAGQIDRGIKGGFLHAWLFGLGATTADVVYMVLVYLGFVNFLQIPTVKMFLWFFGFFVLVYTGIESLMAAKKHTFTTSRVNLRYSKSYFSGFFMSLLNPLSILFWIGIYGAILANTTIGNGGTQLLICSAAILSGVLLWDFTMAMFASVLRRYLTTTLLAVISTISGISLILFGLYFGYQGFLLLL from the coding sequence TTGAATTTCTTATTCAGCTACGTATTTCTAGGGGTTTCACTAGCAGCACCCATAGGCCCTGTAAACGCAGGTCAAATTGATCGGGGCATAAAAGGAGGATTCCTTCATGCCTGGCTGTTTGGTTTAGGGGCAACAACTGCTGATGTTGTATATATGGTGTTAGTGTATTTAGGGTTTGTAAACTTTTTGCAAATCCCGACAGTGAAAATGTTTCTATGGTTTTTTGGCTTTTTTGTTTTAGTATATACGGGTATTGAAAGTTTAATGGCAGCTAAAAAACATACGTTCACAACTAGTAGAGTAAATCTCCGCTATTCTAAGTCCTATTTTTCAGGCTTTTTTATGTCTTTACTTAACCCTCTAAGTATTTTATTTTGGATAGGAATTTATGGGGCAATTCTCGCCAACACCACAATTGGAAATGGTGGAACACAACTTCTTATTTGTAGTGCTGCCATCCTATCAGGAGTTTTATTATGGGATTTCACGATGGCGATGTTTGCTAGCGTATTAAGAAGATATTTAACAACAACCCTTCTTGCTGTTATATCTACAATTTCAGGTATTTCTTTAATTTTGTTCGGCTTATATTTTGGCTATCAAGGCTTTTTATTGCTTCTTTAA
- a CDS encoding class I SAM-dependent methyltransferase, which produces MINSFKKQFSVPNGLLGRVAGIIMAMENKKLNKWTLSHLHIDGSDRILEVGYGSGKCIEYMLKANRTIKIDGLDVSKTMKAQAEHRLGNYVESGQVTLMLGDVEKVRLDEEKYDKVVTVNNYTIWSHPERGLQRLHQVMKIGGKIAITMQPREENASSIKTRMFANQIYKNLSDCGFSEINIFYKRIHPELAVCVTAVKKG; this is translated from the coding sequence ATGATTAATTCGTTTAAAAAACAATTTAGTGTTCCTAACGGCTTACTTGGAAGAGTGGCTGGAATCATTATGGCAATGGAAAATAAGAAGTTAAACAAATGGACTCTTTCTCATTTACATATAGATGGTAGTGATCGTATTCTTGAGGTTGGCTATGGTTCAGGAAAGTGTATAGAGTACATGTTAAAAGCCAATAGAACGATTAAGATTGACGGTCTTGATGTTTCGAAAACGATGAAAGCCCAGGCGGAACATAGACTAGGGAATTATGTTGAGAGTGGACAAGTGACTCTTATGCTAGGTGATGTTGAGAAAGTAAGGTTGGATGAGGAAAAATACGATAAAGTTGTCACAGTGAACAATTATACAATTTGGTCCCATCCTGAAAGAGGATTACAACGTCTCCATCAGGTAATGAAAATAGGAGGAAAAATTGCTATTACAATGCAGCCTAGAGAAGAAAATGCCAGTTCTATAAAAACAAGGATGTTTGCGAATCAAATCTACAAGAACCTTTCTGATTGTGGTTTTTCTGAAATAAACATCTTTTATAAGCGAATACATCCAGAATTAGCAGTTTGTGTAACAGCCGTTAAGAAGGGATAA
- a CDS encoding divergent PAP2 family protein — protein sequence MNRGIWTALSAIGIAQGLKIFTHKKENNVWDWRPIFQTGGMPSSHSAGVSALATYVATKKGFNSTDTALAVIFGIIVMYDAQGIRRHTGEIAKIVNDIDADIEVLSGHMPGLFHVKQEKELNELLGHQPAEVAGGALLGILIGMVSSMMEK from the coding sequence ATGAATCGAGGAATCTGGACAGCTTTATCTGCCATTGGAATCGCACAAGGGCTTAAAATTTTTACACATAAAAAAGAAAACAATGTTTGGGACTGGCGTCCGATTTTCCAAACAGGTGGCATGCCAAGTTCTCACTCAGCCGGTGTATCTGCTTTGGCAACATATGTTGCAACGAAAAAGGGGTTTAATTCCACTGATACTGCATTAGCTGTTATCTTTGGAATTATTGTTATGTATGATGCACAAGGTATTCGTCGACATACAGGCGAAATCGCAAAGATTGTAAATGATATTGATGCAGACATTGAGGTATTATCCGGACATATGCCCGGTTTATTTCATGTAAAGCAGGAAAAGGAATTAAATGAGCTTCTAGGTCATCAACCTGCTGAAGTTGCTGGGGGAGCCCTTTTAGGTATACTAATCGGTATGGTAAGTAGCATGATGGAAAAATAA
- a CDS encoding LOG family protein, whose translation MKRICVFCGSSPGASDLYSEDAAKLGTQLAKEEITLVYGGSKVGIMGVVANAALQAGGEVIGVIPKMLMDRELAHPGLSELIIVHSMHERKAKMEELSDGFVVLPGGPGTMEEFFEVYTWAQLGEHRKPIGMMNSNHYYDKLLAFFDHMIQEQFLKPQYRSMVIVDSDPEQLIQKFRSYEPPLLTKWITPQQT comes from the coding sequence ATGAAAAGAATTTGTGTTTTTTGTGGATCTAGTCCAGGTGCTTCAGATTTATATTCAGAGGATGCAGCAAAACTTGGTACTCAATTAGCTAAAGAGGAAATTACGCTTGTATACGGTGGATCTAAAGTAGGTATTATGGGTGTAGTAGCGAATGCAGCTCTGCAAGCGGGCGGAGAAGTGATTGGCGTTATACCTAAAATGCTAATGGACCGTGAACTTGCCCACCCTGGTCTTTCTGAGCTTATTATTGTTCATTCCATGCATGAGCGTAAGGCAAAAATGGAAGAGCTATCAGATGGGTTTGTTGTTTTACCAGGTGGACCTGGGACAATGGAGGAATTTTTTGAAGTTTATACTTGGGCTCAATTAGGAGAGCATAGAAAGCCAATTGGCATGATGAACAGTAACCATTATTACGATAAGCTTCTTGCTTTCTTTGACCATATGATTCAAGAACAATTTTTAAAGCCTCAATATCGATCAATGGTTATTGTAGATTCTGACCCCGAGCAATTGATCCAGAAATTTCGTTCTTATGAACCTCCACTGTTAACAAAATGGATTACTCCACAACAAACATAG
- a CDS encoding D-alanine--D-alanine ligase → MKMKLGLIYGGKSAEHNVSLQTALAVINALDMSKFDIHPIYIKENGEWVRGKALDAPVKEVSTLRLQENGDSISPVTLNTELFPAKVEEQEKIDVIFPLLHGPNGEDGTVQGLLELLNIPYVGNGVLASAAGMDKVVMKNLFAQAGLAQAKYVSFIKSDYVQSPAAKYEEIEAELGYPCFVKPANLGSSVGINKCKDRESLEAAIKEAFEFDRKVIIEEAIVGREIEIAVIGNDHPECSVVGEIAPKVEFYDYKAKYEDGETDLIIPGNVTKEEYEMIKEMAITSFKAIDGSGLVRADFFLTEDGKALINEVNTMPGFTPYSMFPLMWKHSGLEYPQLIEKLVDLALERYEQKQQIKHSF, encoded by the coding sequence ATGAAAATGAAGTTAGGCTTAATTTATGGTGGGAAATCTGCAGAGCACAATGTTTCTTTGCAAACAGCCCTAGCCGTTATCAATGCACTGGATATGAGTAAATTTGACATACATCCTATATACATTAAAGAAAATGGAGAATGGGTAAGAGGGAAGGCATTAGATGCTCCTGTAAAAGAAGTAAGTACATTAAGATTGCAGGAGAACGGAGATTCTATTTCACCCGTTACATTAAATACTGAGTTATTTCCTGCAAAGGTTGAGGAGCAGGAAAAAATTGATGTGATCTTTCCGTTGCTACATGGACCAAATGGTGAAGATGGAACGGTTCAAGGATTACTTGAATTATTAAATATTCCATACGTAGGGAATGGTGTATTAGCATCTGCAGCTGGTATGGATAAAGTTGTCATGAAGAATTTATTTGCACAAGCTGGCTTAGCTCAAGCAAAATATGTATCTTTTATAAAAAGTGATTATGTGCAATCACCAGCTGCCAAATATGAGGAAATCGAAGCTGAATTAGGTTATCCATGCTTTGTAAAGCCTGCAAATTTAGGATCAAGTGTTGGCATTAATAAATGTAAAGATAGAGAAAGCTTAGAAGCGGCCATTAAGGAAGCATTTGAGTTCGATCGTAAGGTGATTATTGAAGAAGCGATTGTAGGAAGAGAGATTGAAATTGCCGTTATTGGTAATGATCATCCGGAATGCTCAGTAGTCGGTGAAATTGCTCCTAAAGTGGAATTCTATGATTATAAAGCAAAGTATGAAGATGGAGAAACAGATTTAATCATTCCAGGTAACGTAACTAAAGAGGAATATGAAATGATTAAAGAAATGGCCATCACATCATTTAAGGCAATAGATGGATCAGGCCTAGTTCGCGCTGATTTTTTCTTAACTGAAGACGGCAAGGCTCTTATTAATGAGGTTAATACAATGCCTGGTTTCACTCCATATAGTATGTTCCCGCTAATGTGGAAGCATTCGGGCCTTGAATACCCTCAACTAATAGAAAAGCTTGTTGACCTTGCATTGGAGCGCTATGAACAAAAGCAACAAATTAAACATTCTTTTTAA
- a CDS encoding UDP-N-acetylmuramoyl-tripeptide--D-alanyl-D-alanine ligase gives MITRTLLDVQNMVNGEGLEEKYQHVEISGVTTDSRKVERDNLFFPLVGDVFNGHEFVDKAISNGAKAVIWQKSEKNPPKEVPLILVEDTLVALQAFATAYINELPNLKIVGITGSNGKTTTKDMVAAVLETTYKVHKTQGNFNNHIGLPLTVLSMSEDTEIAVLEMGMSGKGEIELLSEIAHPDVAVITNIGEAHLMDLGSREGIAEAKLEITKGLKKDGLFIYHGDEPLLQERVPGLSLKTATFGEASSNNYFPSKIIQEPTGTLFEVNNEEYFIPVLGKHNVWNALAAYAVADHYGIEKDAIKKGFSSMKLTGMRLELIQAKNGASIINDAYNASPTSMLAAIDLIENLKGFDQKIVVLGDMLELGDDEVEYHQQVGREIKQNNISHIFTYGKLGKEIAKGAKENQPVDAVHHYDHKDELIKHLQSIVKEKDIVLVKASRGMKLEEVVNSFV, from the coding sequence ATGATTACAAGAACACTACTTGATGTACAAAACATGGTGAATGGAGAAGGACTAGAAGAAAAATATCAACATGTTGAAATTTCAGGCGTAACAACTGATTCACGTAAAGTTGAAAGAGATAACTTATTTTTTCCGCTTGTTGGTGACGTGTTCAATGGGCATGAGTTCGTTGACAAAGCAATAAGTAATGGAGCAAAAGCAGTTATATGGCAGAAATCCGAAAAAAACCCTCCAAAAGAAGTGCCATTAATTTTAGTTGAAGACACTTTAGTGGCACTACAAGCTTTTGCAACAGCATATATTAATGAATTACCTAATCTGAAAATTGTCGGTATTACAGGTAGTAACGGTAAAACAACAACAAAGGACATGGTTGCAGCCGTTTTAGAAACAACATATAAAGTACATAAAACACAAGGGAACTTTAATAATCATATAGGTTTACCATTAACCGTTTTAAGTATGAGTGAGGATACAGAAATAGCCGTTTTAGAGATGGGGATGAGTGGTAAAGGAGAAATTGAACTATTATCTGAAATTGCCCATCCGGATGTTGCGGTCATTACAAATATCGGTGAAGCTCATTTAATGGATTTAGGATCTAGAGAAGGAATTGCAGAAGCTAAGCTTGAGATTACTAAAGGCTTAAAAAAAGACGGATTATTTATTTATCACGGCGATGAACCACTTTTACAAGAGAGAGTGCCAGGACTGTCTTTAAAAACAGCTACTTTTGGAGAAGCAAGTTCTAACAATTATTTTCCTTCAAAAATTATTCAAGAACCAACTGGAACATTATTTGAAGTGAATAATGAGGAATACTTTATTCCTGTACTTGGAAAACATAATGTGTGGAATGCTTTAGCAGCCTATGCGGTTGCTGATCATTATGGTATTGAAAAGGATGCAATAAAAAAGGGATTTTCGTCCATGAAATTGACTGGGATGCGTTTGGAGTTAATTCAAGCTAAAAATGGAGCATCAATCATTAATGATGCTTATAATGCAAGTCCTACTTCAATGTTAGCGGCAATTGATCTTATCGAAAATTTAAAAGGTTTTGATCAAAAGATTGTCGTTTTAGGTGATATGCTTGAATTAGGTGATGATGAAGTAGAATATCACCAACAAGTAGGGAGAGAAATAAAGCAAAATAATATTTCCCACATCTTCACTTATGGAAAACTTGGTAAAGAAATTGCAAAAGGTGCAAAAGAAAATCAACCGGTTGATGCAGTTCATCATTATGATCATAAGGATGAATTAATTAAGCATCTTCAGTCAATTGTGAAGGAAAAGGATATTGTACTTGTAAAAGCCTCAAGAGGAATGAAGCTTGAAGAAGTCGTAAATTCATTTGTGTAA
- a CDS encoding alpha/beta hydrolase yields MKGCLFIHGFTGAPYEVEPLASYIKKQTDWIVKVPTLPGHGVTLSLKGHTYKEWISHAEQELLLLMKEVDEVYVIGFSMGGVIASYLAAKYEVKKLVLLSAAVYYVNPKQLAVDVKNMIKDLFGGKINNNELFNRYKKKIVETPLSSTIEFRKLVKEIKPYIQKLNMPVLIVQGECDGIVPVKSAFYLYNTIPSKQKELHLLPCSKHHVCHGDDYEDLKEYVERFLGNQHEESAIYS; encoded by the coding sequence TTGAAAGGATGTCTCTTTATTCATGGTTTCACCGGAGCACCTTATGAGGTGGAACCACTTGCCAGCTATATCAAAAAACAAACTGATTGGATTGTAAAAGTTCCCACTCTCCCTGGACATGGAGTAACTCTTTCATTAAAAGGGCATACATATAAAGAATGGATTTCTCATGCTGAACAAGAACTTCTTTTATTAATGAAAGAGGTGGATGAGGTCTATGTTATTGGGTTTTCAATGGGAGGGGTTATTGCTTCGTATTTAGCTGCTAAATACGAAGTGAAAAAGTTGGTTCTATTAAGTGCTGCTGTTTATTATGTGAATCCTAAACAATTAGCAGTGGATGTAAAAAATATGATAAAAGATTTATTTGGTGGGAAAATTAATAATAATGAACTATTTAACCGGTATAAGAAAAAGATAGTCGAAACACCTTTATCGTCAACTATTGAATTTAGAAAGTTAGTGAAAGAAATAAAGCCCTACATTCAGAAATTAAACATGCCAGTATTAATTGTTCAAGGTGAATGTGATGGAATAGTTCCGGTTAAAAGTGCTTTTTATTTGTACAACACTATTCCCTCTAAACAAAAAGAACTACACTTACTCCCATGCTCTAAACACCATGTTTGTCATGGTGATGATTACGAGGATTTAAAGGAATATGTTGAACGCTTTTTAGGAAATCAACATGAGGAAAGTGCTATTTATAGTTAG
- a CDS encoding DEAD/DEAH box helicase has translation MTLTFQDLGLSTSLMESISKMGFEEPSPIQAQTIPLGLQKKDVIGQAQTGTGKTAAFGIPLIEKIDVKSNNIQAVVVAPTRELAIQVSEELYKIGYHKRSRVLPIYGGQDINRQIRSLKKNPHIIVGTPGRLLDHINRKTLRLSGVHTIVLDEADEMLNMGFIEDIESILSNVPEDRQTLLFSATMPDPIRRIAEKFMKDPELVKVKAKEMTVPNITQYYLETHERKKFDVLTRLLDIQSPELAIVFGRTKRRVDELSEALTLRGYTAEGIHGDLTQAKRMSTLRKFKEGAIEVLVATDVAARGLDISGVTHVYNFDVPQDPESYVHRIGRTGRAGKTGMAMTFVTPRELDIVKNIERTTKRKMDRMKPPTVDEAIESQQQMTVEKIRSIIEGENLSFYKRTAEELLEEFDAQDVVAAAIKFMTKEPTAVEVKLTEEAPLYSRSKNKGGRSSSNRRKGDYNRGGGGGGQKNRSSYGNRDRDRDRGGKSGQGGNNKRRYSNSK, from the coding sequence TTGACATTAACGTTTCAAGATTTAGGTTTAAGTACGTCATTGATGGAATCAATAAGTAAAATGGGATTTGAAGAACCATCACCAATTCAAGCACAAACGATCCCGTTAGGTTTGCAAAAGAAGGATGTTATTGGACAGGCGCAAACAGGTACTGGTAAAACAGCTGCATTTGGTATTCCGCTTATTGAAAAGATTGATGTGAAAAGTAACAACATTCAAGCTGTTGTTGTTGCTCCAACACGTGAACTTGCTATTCAGGTATCAGAAGAGCTTTACAAAATCGGTTATCACAAACGCTCTCGTGTTCTTCCGATTTATGGTGGTCAAGATATTAACAGACAAATTCGTTCATTAAAGAAAAATCCACATATTATCGTTGGAACACCTGGACGCTTATTAGACCATATTAATCGTAAAACTTTACGTTTAAGCGGCGTTCATACGATAGTATTAGATGAAGCAGATGAAATGTTAAACATGGGCTTCATTGAGGACATTGAATCCATTCTTTCTAATGTACCAGAGGATCGTCAAACATTACTTTTCTCAGCAACAATGCCGGATCCAATCCGTCGTATCGCAGAGAAATTTATGAAAGACCCTGAGCTTGTAAAAGTAAAAGCAAAAGAAATGACAGTTCCAAATATTACACAATATTACCTTGAAACACACGAAAGAAAGAAATTCGATGTTTTAACAAGATTACTTGATATTCAATCTCCTGAACTTGCGATTGTTTTTGGTCGTACAAAACGTCGTGTTGATGAATTATCTGAAGCATTAACGTTAAGAGGTTATACAGCTGAAGGTATTCATGGAGACTTAACACAGGCTAAACGTATGTCTACTCTACGTAAATTTAAAGAAGGTGCAATTGAAGTACTAGTTGCAACAGACGTTGCAGCGCGTGGACTAGATATTTCAGGTGTTACACATGTTTATAATTTTGATGTACCTCAAGATCCAGAAAGCTATGTTCACCGTATTGGACGTACAGGTCGTGCAGGTAAAACAGGTATGGCGATGACTTTCGTTACACCTAGAGAATTAGACATTGTTAAAAACATTGAGCGTACAACAAAACGCAAAATGGATCGTATGAAGCCACCTACTGTTGATGAGGCAATTGAAAGTCAACAACAAATGACAGTGGAAAAAATCCGCTCAATCATTGAAGGTGAAAACCTTTCTTTCTACAAGCGTACAGCAGAAGAGCTTCTTGAAGAGTTCGATGCACAAGATGTAGTAGCTGCTGCAATTAAATTTATGACTAAAGAGCCAACTGCTGTTGAGGTTAAACTAACAGAAGAAGCTCCGTTATACTCAAGATCTAAAAACAAAGGTGGCCGCTCTTCTAGCAATAGAAGAAAAGGTGATTACAATCGCGGCGGCGGCGGTGGTGGACAAAAGAATCGTTCATCATACGGTAACCGTGACCGTGACCGTGATCGTGGTGGTAAAAGTGGTCAAGGCGGTAATAATAAACGCCGTTACTCAAACTCAAAATAA